Proteins encoded in a region of the Paenibacillus wynnii genome:
- a CDS encoding GGDEF domain-containing protein: protein MYIPTQTPRATYWNRVLLNVFWILLALDLLSQLFVFGSMWGYRPRVTAGEYFFSYILTPDLIILALLLTLEGIYKWKPQFSEASITVGSHLYAILIIMFVSPEIDVKPLIMLLPLLVSMIYLNSTYLIASTIICLTYTIILFSTTPTHDYTLRVENIIIALIFAGTSITGFGVIHRGRDLLHSLENSMKSEQDLRIQNIIMDRLSKIDPLTDLYNHKTFHEYLGWLIDHQQNNPFPMQLAVLDLDNFKKVNDMYGHWVGDIVLKQVAAIILKNIGADDFAARYGGEEFVIILTAKSLDTSYEIIEKIRADIAEMPITEMEGKSVTVSIGMHDFVGADSKSFVFQKADDALYEAKKTGKNKIVVL, encoded by the coding sequence ATGTATATTCCAACCCAAACTCCTCGTGCTACCTACTGGAACCGCGTGCTTCTAAATGTGTTCTGGATCCTTCTGGCTTTAGATCTGTTGAGTCAACTATTCGTTTTTGGATCGATGTGGGGTTATCGCCCTCGGGTTACGGCAGGGGAATATTTTTTTTCCTATATATTAACTCCTGATTTAATCATATTGGCTCTCCTTCTTACACTTGAAGGTATCTATAAATGGAAGCCGCAGTTCTCTGAAGCCTCTATTACGGTTGGAAGCCATTTATATGCGATTTTAATTATCATGTTTGTGAGTCCAGAGATAGATGTTAAGCCGTTAATTATGCTTTTACCGCTTCTTGTGTCCATGATTTATCTGAATAGCACTTACCTAATAGCATCTACGATCATCTGTTTGACATATACGATTATCTTATTCAGTACTACTCCAACACACGATTATACGCTGCGGGTTGAGAATATAATTATAGCTCTCATCTTTGCCGGTACTTCAATTACTGGCTTTGGAGTCATTCACCGAGGGCGGGATCTCCTACATTCCCTGGAGAATTCAATGAAATCGGAGCAGGATTTGCGAATCCAGAATATCATCATGGACCGCCTGTCCAAAATCGATCCGCTTACCGATCTTTACAATCATAAAACCTTTCATGAATACCTCGGCTGGCTAATTGATCATCAGCAGAATAATCCCTTTCCGATGCAGCTGGCGGTACTCGATCTAGACAATTTCAAGAAAGTAAATGATATGTACGGGCATTGGGTTGGTGATATTGTTCTTAAGCAGGTAGCAGCGATTATATTGAAGAATATCGGGGCTGACGATTTTGCCGCGCGGTATGGCGGAGAAGAATTCGTAATTATCCTGACTGCCAAATCGTTAGATACCTCCTATGAGATTATTGAAAAAATACGTGCAGACATTGCCGAAATGCCGATCACGGAGATGGAAGGAAAATCGGTGACCGTTAGTATAGGAATGCATGATTTTGTGGGCGCAGACTCCAAGAGCTTTGTTTTTCAAAAAGCCGATGATGCCCTCTACGAAGCTAAAAAAACAGGCAAAAACAAAATTGTGGTTTTATAA
- a CDS encoding EAL domain-containing protein, giving the protein MKWCKVTLLFIFLITAALPVTAQAAREEIEYQAELNYPPYKYIQNGYLTGFDIDLTSMLFRKQEYLINYSSGQWTEVNERLKKGEIDTTGLMVVTNERKQSILFSKPVLKSYISIYAKQSLQENVKINTLANYKIGVGSDQYSEEVLKNKVGISDYKTYSTVPQALTALQNGEIDLLFENQLVVDYLIVEQGLMGKIIHKMDNLYPMDVAYGISKSSPDLVSYINIRLDQVKQSGAFEEMYKQYFFTHSDYYKVRMHNKIFSGTAIGFCLLVFCMVFIKMYINYLRRSIHAEQQFFEDVIEHTGIFVWALNADKKVIRFNKYAEKMTGLREKDILGESIDDIDGVEGSQVTDLTELLQRAVQKDCVNNLEMQIKNGNSSGPHFVFRTSILQGLDKQASDVFVLVGMDIDERKHSEIKLQMSYEELEATYEELAATEEELKDQIEKLQVNERRFRLASEGSGAYMWELDLDTGIYTMSERWYENMGYNTDEVNTYAGVSSIIHPDDQEAARKSREDHLEGLTPIYETEYRMRSKHGRYVWFEVRGKAIFDSNHKVAFFLGSLIDISTRKQVELKLNNSYQELEATYEQLTATQQELVGQYDLLLENQEKIFHMAYYDSLSNLPNRASLLEGMENYFRYCGGQAALIFVDTDNFKYINDTLGHKFGDILIRQASERLQSVIREGEILSRLGGDEFVIFLKDTRDREEVLKLAEDILEEFKSPFLIGESNLYVTVSMGISFYPEDGTTTEEILKNADVALYRAKEEGKSRYIVYDRSMHASFNERMNIEKHLRSAVVNDEFELHYQPQVEIHSGRISGVEALIRWNSPALGFVSPLSFIKIAEDSRLIIPIGEWVLRRSCFFMKEVHNRVGTPYKISVNISVIQMMQDDFTDMVLNVLTESGLEPECLELEITESIFMESFGNIVSKLEFLKSRGIRIALDDFGTGYSSLSYLQQLPITTLKMDKTFIDSLSDNTYSQSFVQTIVELGHKIGLKVVAEGVEDTGQLAFLKQSGCDKVQGYLVSRPISEHRIAEWFDPQKKWDEELLLIN; this is encoded by the coding sequence ATGAAGTGGTGTAAAGTTACACTCCTGTTCATTTTTCTGATTACAGCAGCCCTTCCTGTCACAGCACAAGCCGCCAGAGAGGAGATCGAATATCAGGCGGAATTGAATTATCCTCCATATAAATATATTCAGAATGGTTATTTGACCGGATTCGACATTGATTTGACAAGTATGCTTTTTAGGAAGCAGGAATATTTAATTAATTACAGTTCCGGGCAGTGGACCGAAGTGAACGAGCGCTTAAAAAAGGGAGAAATTGATACGACAGGTCTGATGGTAGTAACAAATGAAAGAAAACAAAGTATTTTATTTTCGAAACCGGTTTTGAAAAGTTATATCTCTATCTATGCCAAACAGAGTTTACAAGAAAATGTAAAAATTAATACATTGGCGAATTATAAAATAGGGGTAGGAAGCGATCAATACTCGGAGGAAGTTCTGAAGAATAAAGTGGGAATTTCCGATTATAAAACATATTCCACGGTTCCTCAGGCTCTAACGGCCCTTCAGAATGGGGAGATCGACCTGTTGTTTGAGAATCAGTTGGTTGTTGATTATCTGATTGTCGAGCAAGGCTTGATGGGCAAAATCATACATAAAATGGATAATCTTTACCCTATGGATGTGGCTTATGGTATTAGTAAGTCTTCCCCGGATTTGGTCTCGTATATTAATATCAGATTGGACCAGGTCAAGCAGTCCGGGGCATTCGAGGAAATGTACAAGCAGTATTTCTTCACCCATTCCGATTATTACAAAGTAAGAATGCATAACAAAATCTTTTCCGGGACGGCCATAGGCTTTTGCCTGCTGGTATTCTGTATGGTATTTATCAAAATGTATATTAACTATTTACGCAGGTCCATACATGCCGAACAGCAATTTTTCGAAGATGTTATCGAGCACACTGGAATTTTTGTATGGGCCTTGAATGCAGATAAGAAAGTCATTCGATTCAATAAGTATGCCGAGAAAATGACCGGACTGCGGGAGAAGGATATATTGGGGGAGAGCATAGATGATATTGACGGAGTGGAAGGGAGTCAGGTCACTGATCTCACTGAACTCCTCCAGAGGGCGGTACAGAAGGATTGTGTAAATAATTTAGAAATGCAGATTAAGAATGGGAATTCCTCGGGACCTCACTTTGTATTTCGGACATCCATCCTTCAGGGATTGGATAAACAGGCGTCAGATGTATTTGTTCTGGTGGGTATGGATATCGATGAGAGAAAGCACAGTGAAATTAAACTGCAAATGAGTTATGAAGAGCTCGAAGCTACATATGAAGAGCTGGCGGCAACCGAGGAAGAATTGAAGGATCAGATTGAAAAACTTCAAGTGAATGAACGCAGATTCAGGCTTGCATCCGAAGGATCAGGCGCTTATATGTGGGAGCTCGATTTAGATACAGGGATTTATACGATGTCCGAGCGCTGGTATGAGAACATGGGCTATAACACGGACGAGGTTAATACATACGCGGGTGTTTCTAGCATCATTCATCCGGATGACCAAGAGGCAGCCCGCAAATCAAGGGAAGATCATCTGGAGGGCTTAACCCCTATTTATGAAACGGAATACCGGATGCGTAGCAAGCATGGTAGATATGTATGGTTTGAGGTTAGGGGGAAGGCTATTTTTGATTCCAATCATAAAGTCGCCTTTTTCTTAGGCTCACTGATTGATATAAGCACCCGGAAGCAGGTGGAGTTGAAACTGAATAACAGCTATCAGGAGCTGGAGGCCACTTATGAACAGCTTACGGCCACACAGCAAGAGCTGGTAGGGCAGTATGACCTGCTGCTGGAGAATCAAGAGAAGATTTTCCATATGGCTTATTACGATTCCTTGAGTAATTTGCCTAATCGAGCAAGTCTGCTGGAGGGTATGGAGAATTATTTCCGATATTGCGGGGGTCAGGCAGCGCTGATCTTCGTGGACACGGATAATTTCAAATACATCAATGATACGCTGGGACATAAATTTGGGGATATTCTTATTCGCCAGGCCAGTGAGAGACTGCAGTCTGTAATCCGCGAGGGTGAAATTCTTTCTAGACTTGGCGGGGATGAATTTGTTATTTTTCTAAAAGATACACGGGATCGTGAAGAGGTATTAAAATTGGCGGAGGACATTCTGGAAGAGTTCAAAAGTCCTTTTCTAATCGGAGAAAGCAATTTATATGTCACTGTCAGTATGGGGATTTCCTTCTATCCAGAAGACGGTACAACTACTGAAGAAATATTAAAGAACGCCGATGTGGCATTGTACCGGGCAAAGGAAGAAGGCAAGAGCAGATATATTGTGTATGACAGATCGATGCATGCCTCTTTCAATGAACGGATGAATATTGAAAAGCATTTGCGCAGTGCGGTAGTCAATGATGAATTCGAGCTGCATTACCAGCCTCAGGTGGAAATCCACTCGGGAAGAATCTCCGGGGTAGAGGCGTTAATTCGTTGGAACAGTCCAGCGTTGGGGTTTGTTTCTCCATTATCTTTTATCAAAATTGCAGAGGATTCTAGGCTGATTATCCCTATCGGGGAGTGGGTGCTTAGGAGATCCTGTTTCTTTATGAAAGAGGTTCATAATCGGGTGGGCACTCCATACAAAATTTCGGTAAATATTTCCGTTATACAAATGATGCAGGATGATTTCACGGATATGGTGTTGAATGTTCTAACGGAGAGTGGTCTGGAGCCGGAATGCTTGGAGCTTGAGATCACGGAATCGATTTTCATGGAGTCTTTCGGGAATATAGTCAGTAAGCTGGAATTTCTAAAGTCCCGCGGGATACGTATTGCTCTTGATGATTTCGGTACAGGGTATTCATCGCTCAGCTATTTGCAGCAGTTGCCGATTACTACACTCAAAATGGATAAGACGTTTATTGATTCCCTGTCGGATAACACATACAGCCAATCTTTTGTTCAGACCATAGTGGAGCTTGGGCATAAAATAGGACTTAAGGTTGTGGCGGAGGGTGTCGAAGATACCGGGCAATTGGCTTTCTTGAAACAATCGGGCTGTGACAAGGTCCAAGGTTATTTGGTCAGCAGGCCTATTTCGGAGCACAGGATAGCCGAATGGTTTGATCCGCAGAAGAAATGGGATGAGGAGCTTTTGCTTATAAACTAG
- a CDS encoding TPM domain-containing protein, with protein MKKVMLFIWMLSLLWVTGVYAAEVPVQQGLVVDEAGLLNSGETSAIADTAAGSRYTFHILTIESLNGANSANYAGNVYDSWSLSSRDILLLISLEEHQVELNFQNSGLRSSLDSWSQQQGGPSGSAAITKWIDTYFIPYAVDGDFAGGISSLMEATHSLGQSQGTTAGTGNIEKDRSTVSMPAILLILIGAAVVLGLLYVAVTGLRRRRALDEQKEQLGDLLVQANRAIESLKPFQGIVQGKTAERIEAISERLTNELIQISALRNEDSDVAPAFYRLTALKTAAAKLSEANISFRTAILEEEQQIAVISEADKNVKQRITELKKDAPELDQQLQSAVRETGYELQGIAEDLKELAEETTKADQLELFDPIAAQEITEDALDKQEQIEKDLKDVDTYDDKADDFPETLAAIRTKMTGIIEQNSLQNMKVKPYDLLEKASVEAANLEVPLSKGDMDEVRKIGARLDTLLLDAVSMTERQALIRKDNRRDLETVRSNWSRLHQRRETLQARIMESRARFIEQHLAAAKNDLEAWSTRIREGAEEVPQIESWTSDERGEYDHARSALDRLLSLQEEANRQFNEISGSLDSLNERLNTIIHLFSEGQERVDSAEQLLQSRGFILRSHFNLSSLPEFTELQHKLSAGPYHLDDLEALAHSYQSQIETFVNEATRLVRQKEEEERQAQLAPMQEIQRREQARKRMSSGPPSSGGFGGGRSSGGSSWGGGSGGRSSGGSSWGGGGRSGGNSSGGSKW; from the coding sequence TTGAAAAAAGTTATGTTGTTCATTTGGATGCTTAGTTTATTATGGGTAACCGGTGTTTATGCCGCAGAAGTTCCAGTCCAGCAAGGCTTGGTAGTGGATGAGGCCGGGCTGCTGAATTCCGGGGAAACCTCTGCAATCGCCGACACTGCTGCAGGAAGCCGCTATACGTTCCATATCCTTACCATAGAGTCCCTGAACGGTGCCAATTCAGCTAACTACGCTGGGAATGTGTACGACTCATGGAGTCTCTCGTCACGTGATATACTGCTGCTCATCTCCCTCGAGGAACATCAGGTGGAACTTAATTTCCAGAATTCAGGGCTGCGTTCCTCGCTGGATTCCTGGTCACAACAACAGGGCGGCCCTTCCGGAAGTGCAGCAATCACTAAATGGATTGACACTTATTTCATTCCTTATGCAGTGGACGGCGACTTTGCAGGGGGGATCTCCTCTCTAATGGAAGCTACACATTCACTGGGTCAGTCGCAAGGTACTACAGCCGGAACAGGCAACATAGAGAAGGATAGATCTACAGTGTCAATGCCCGCAATCCTTCTAATCTTAATAGGGGCTGCCGTAGTTCTTGGATTATTATATGTTGCAGTCACAGGACTCCGGAGGCGCAGAGCACTGGATGAACAGAAAGAACAGCTAGGCGACCTGCTAGTGCAGGCTAATCGGGCAATTGAATCACTGAAGCCGTTCCAGGGTATTGTTCAGGGTAAAACTGCTGAAAGGATCGAAGCCATCTCAGAGCGCCTTACGAATGAGCTGATCCAAATTTCTGCATTAAGAAATGAAGATAGCGACGTTGCACCAGCATTTTATCGCCTTACCGCCCTCAAAACAGCGGCGGCTAAGCTCAGTGAGGCCAATATTTCCTTTCGGACCGCTATCCTGGAGGAGGAACAGCAAATCGCCGTTATCAGTGAAGCAGATAAAAATGTAAAGCAGCGCATTACCGAACTGAAGAAAGATGCTCCCGAATTAGATCAGCAGCTCCAAAGCGCCGTTCGGGAAACGGGCTACGAGCTTCAAGGGATTGCAGAAGACCTTAAGGAGCTGGCTGAGGAGACCACCAAGGCGGATCAGCTGGAGCTGTTTGATCCGATTGCCGCGCAGGAAATTACTGAGGATGCCCTGGACAAACAGGAGCAAATCGAAAAGGACCTGAAGGATGTCGATACCTACGATGACAAAGCAGATGATTTCCCGGAAACTCTAGCCGCCATTCGCACCAAAATGACTGGAATTATAGAACAGAACTCCCTTCAAAATATGAAGGTAAAGCCTTATGACCTCTTGGAGAAGGCTAGTGTAGAAGCCGCTAACCTGGAGGTTCCTCTTAGCAAGGGAGATATGGACGAAGTACGCAAAATCGGAGCCAGGCTGGACACCCTCCTGCTGGATGCTGTTTCTATGACAGAACGCCAAGCTCTCATAAGGAAGGATAATCGGCGTGATTTGGAAACTGTCCGTTCGAATTGGAGCCGGCTGCACCAGCGGCGTGAAACTCTTCAAGCCCGGATCATGGAGTCCAGAGCACGCTTTATAGAACAGCATTTAGCGGCTGCTAAGAATGATCTGGAGGCTTGGAGCACCCGGATTCGGGAGGGTGCTGAGGAGGTTCCCCAAATTGAAAGCTGGACCAGTGATGAACGCGGCGAATATGACCATGCCCGGAGCGCACTTGATCGGCTGCTTTCCCTTCAGGAAGAGGCTAATCGGCAGTTTAATGAAATCTCGGGCAGTCTGGATTCTCTGAATGAAAGGCTGAATACGATCATTCACCTCTTCTCCGAAGGACAGGAACGTGTTGATTCAGCAGAACAGCTGCTTCAGAGTAGAGGATTCATCTTAAGGAGTCATTTTAATCTCTCCTCGCTTCCCGAATTCACTGAACTACAACACAAACTTTCTGCTGGACCTTATCATTTGGATGATCTGGAAGCCTTGGCCCATTCCTATCAATCACAGATTGAGACCTTTGTAAATGAAGCAACCCGGCTGGTACGCCAGAAGGAAGAAGAAGAACGGCAGGCACAGCTGGCCCCAATGCAGGAAATACAGAGAAGGGAACAAGCCCGCAAGCGAATGTCATCGGGTCCACCCTCCTCCGGCGGTTTCGGCGGCGGACGTTCCTCCGGGGGCTCCTCTTGGGGCGGTGGGAGCGGTGGACGTTCTTCAGGCGGCTCCTCATGGGGCGGAGGAGGAAGATCAGGGGGCAATTCATCCGGGGGTTCCAAGTGGTAG
- a CDS encoding ATP-binding protein, giving the protein MKGRIHNIALKLNIPKSGVVYLERASVLTDEVDIEAYRQNCFHAGIDPEQPPFFAERFSAEGLEEQLIKYKEIIEVIESFVNKFLSSVTGSPILVAISDAEGYLLAFKGDPTIIDTVRLVGMQEGVRFTEEVGLNSISLCLRYQKSFQLVGQDHFHHILHGLVCCTAPFYKEDGQELLGTISFMADIEAAHPHLLPLLCTMADSIERELLLRKGNAQFQLLNRILLETNYLGVIITDELGTIVNINDNAAEMLQMETAQYAGIIGTHVFSLNDVGDYFRRVILQQEDCAGVELTLEREGSAQHFIIDVVPVYDATGSLSRVIGSLRNITEMKKTEEVLRNTEKLVFAGELAMSIAHEIRNPLTTIKGMLQLSNKNSQLPHYNLIMSEVERVNLIVGEFLILGKPQAVQFKKERCSTILQEVLHIFEFQAKMNRITIHTQVNVDSVIDCDRNQIKQVCLNLLRNSLEALPFGGMIRIELNTGDGFQTIKFSDNGEGMSHEVLQNIGMAFHTTRTNGNGLGIMIVKKIVSAHRGHVEITSEVGVGTIVTIYLPT; this is encoded by the coding sequence ATGAAAGGTAGAATACATAATATAGCTTTAAAATTAAATATTCCAAAAAGTGGGGTTGTGTATTTGGAGAGAGCATCGGTACTGACGGATGAGGTTGATATTGAGGCCTACAGACAGAATTGCTTCCATGCAGGAATAGACCCTGAACAGCCTCCCTTTTTTGCAGAACGTTTCTCAGCAGAGGGGCTGGAAGAACAATTAATTAAATACAAGGAAATTATTGAGGTTATTGAATCTTTCGTAAATAAATTTCTATCCTCTGTAACCGGCAGCCCTATATTAGTTGCTATTTCAGACGCAGAGGGTTATCTGCTGGCATTTAAAGGAGACCCTACAATTATTGACACTGTTAGGTTGGTGGGGATGCAAGAGGGGGTTCGGTTTACCGAGGAAGTGGGCTTAAACTCTATTTCCTTATGTCTTCGTTACCAGAAATCCTTTCAATTGGTAGGACAGGATCATTTTCATCATATTCTGCATGGACTAGTGTGCTGTACGGCTCCCTTTTATAAAGAGGATGGGCAGGAGTTATTGGGTACAATCTCGTTTATGGCGGATATTGAAGCCGCTCACCCACATCTGCTGCCGCTGCTCTGTACGATGGCAGATTCCATTGAGCGGGAGCTTTTGCTACGGAAAGGAAATGCACAGTTTCAATTGCTCAACCGAATCTTGTTGGAGACCAATTATTTAGGTGTAATTATTACGGATGAATTAGGAACTATCGTTAATATCAATGACAATGCTGCAGAGATGCTCCAAATGGAAACTGCTCAGTATGCAGGTATTATAGGTACCCATGTATTTTCATTAAATGATGTGGGAGATTATTTTCGGCGTGTGATACTACAGCAGGAGGATTGTGCCGGAGTGGAGCTTACCCTGGAGCGGGAGGGCTCTGCGCAACATTTTATAATAGACGTGGTTCCTGTGTATGATGCTACGGGATCTTTGAGCCGCGTCATCGGAAGCTTACGCAATATTACGGAGATGAAGAAGACAGAGGAAGTTCTTCGAAATACGGAGAAGCTGGTTTTTGCAGGTGAGTTGGCCATGAGTATTGCCCATGAGATCCGTAACCCCCTTACAACGATCAAAGGCATGCTCCAGTTATCTAATAAAAATTCACAGCTTCCGCACTACAACCTTATTATGTCTGAAGTTGAAAGAGTGAATTTAATTGTTGGTGAATTTTTAATCTTAGGTAAACCTCAGGCCGTACAATTCAAAAAGGAGCGATGCAGTACTATTCTGCAGGAAGTCCTCCATATTTTTGAATTTCAGGCAAAGATGAATAGGATTACAATTCATACACAGGTCAATGTTGATTCTGTAATTGATTGTGACCGAAATCAGATTAAGCAGGTCTGCCTTAATTTATTGAGGAATTCATTAGAGGCATTACCTTTTGGCGGAATGATTCGTATAGAGTTAAATACCGGTGATGGATTTCAAACGATAAAATTCTCGGACAATGGAGAAGGGATGAGCCATGAAGTTCTGCAAAACATAGGGATGGCCTTCCACACGACCCGAACAAACGGGAATGGACTCGGAATAATGATTGTTAAGAAAATCGTGTCCGCACACAGGGGGCATGTAGAGATAACGAGTGAAGTAGGGGTCGGTACCATTGTCACGATTTATCTCCCCACTTGA
- a CDS encoding formate/nitrite transporter family protein, with the protein MENEALMQVERLALKKQKIYRQSVFRYIARAMLASMFIGFGVIVAFKTGNFFYMEHSPMTYPMAAITFGAAIILISYGGGDLFTGDTFYFTYAALRRKMKWAEVVRLWVVSYFGNILGAIAFALLIYLTGLFYSSDVNGFLLDVVAHKMEAPTSQLFFRGILCNWLVCLAFFVPMSMKGDGAKMFAMVLFVFCFFISGYEHSIANMCTFAIALVLDHPGTISWAGVVHNLVPVTLGNLIGGGVLMGVMYYYVNKPYLDDDQH; encoded by the coding sequence ATGGAAAACGAAGCGCTGATGCAGGTGGAACGATTAGCTCTAAAAAAGCAGAAAATATACCGGCAAAGCGTATTCCGCTACATTGCCAGAGCTATGCTGGCTAGTATGTTTATAGGGTTTGGCGTCATTGTTGCGTTTAAGACAGGGAACTTCTTCTATATGGAACATTCGCCGATGACCTACCCAATGGCGGCTATTACCTTCGGTGCAGCCATCATCCTGATTTCTTACGGGGGTGGTGACCTATTCACCGGGGACACCTTTTATTTCACGTATGCAGCATTAAGACGAAAGATGAAATGGGCTGAAGTTGTACGATTGTGGGTCGTTAGCTACTTTGGTAATATCTTGGGCGCGATCGCATTTGCACTGCTCATCTATTTGACAGGATTGTTCTATAGTTCCGATGTGAATGGATTCTTGCTGGATGTGGTAGCCCATAAGATGGAGGCTCCAACGTCACAATTGTTCTTCCGTGGTATACTCTGTAACTGGCTCGTCTGTCTGGCTTTCTTTGTACCTATGTCCATGAAGGGTGACGGCGCCAAAATGTTCGCCATGGTATTGTTTGTATTCTGCTTCTTTATCTCTGGGTATGAGCACAGTATTGCCAATATGTGTACCTTTGCTATTGCACTGGTGCTTGATCATCCAGGTACGATTTCATGGGCGGGCGTGGTACATAATCTTGTACCTGTTACCCTCGGAAATCTAATTGGCGGCGGTGTGCTGATGGGCGTAATGTATTATTATGTGAATAAGCCCTATTTAGACGATGACCAGCATTAG
- a CDS encoding toxic anion resistance protein, producing the protein MSTQLIQLKKEDEQKVVQEASQLIEKVSKTDTVTLDSLMDEIGKLGVKTQEKAGQTLKLLDRPVNDLMSGKRVEVPNMIMKLRNECEDLQQSKNVSFFGKILRKSPLKNYVYKYQSVRTNIEAIVTGLRDGRDTLEESIVNMRQLKRTSMEEIYNLQTKIAFGNKLKEMFDVEIAKPENEFRKAYLERGLRKVMVRVQSMTEMIMLYNQAIAATDIINDNNDKLIDSVNNAIDKTSNLITVSAMIAMSLADQENVISAVEATNKTIEDQFKENARLLRTTTEKTTELLSKPSMSMESVNQAIGDLMIALDTSEQSNRRIIESCQDYTSKMTTINTQLNNRLGLNQADKPSLPEGAASGELSNFLN; encoded by the coding sequence ATGTCCACACAGTTGATTCAACTGAAGAAAGAAGACGAGCAGAAGGTTGTCCAAGAGGCCTCACAGCTGATTGAGAAGGTAAGTAAGACGGATACTGTAACACTGGACTCCCTCATGGATGAAATCGGCAAGCTAGGGGTCAAAACACAGGAGAAAGCGGGACAAACCCTGAAGCTCTTGGATCGACCTGTGAATGATCTGATGTCAGGCAAACGTGTAGAAGTGCCTAACATGATCATGAAGCTGCGGAACGAATGCGAGGATTTACAACAGAGCAAGAATGTAAGCTTTTTTGGAAAAATACTCCGTAAAAGTCCGCTCAAGAACTACGTCTACAAATATCAGTCCGTCCGTACGAATATCGAGGCTATTGTAACCGGTCTTCGGGATGGCAGAGATACGCTGGAAGAAAGCATCGTTAACATGCGTCAGCTGAAGCGTACCTCCATGGAGGAGATCTACAACCTTCAGACCAAGATTGCCTTTGGCAATAAGTTGAAGGAAATGTTCGATGTGGAGATCGCCAAGCCGGAGAATGAGTTTCGTAAAGCTTATCTTGAGCGGGGTCTGCGTAAAGTAATGGTGCGTGTTCAGTCAATGACAGAGATGATTATGCTCTATAACCAAGCGATTGCTGCTACGGACATCATTAATGATAACAACGACAAGCTCATTGATTCCGTAAACAATGCGATTGATAAGACCTCGAATCTAATCACTGTATCTGCAATGATTGCCATGTCTTTGGCTGATCAGGAGAATGTAATTTCCGCTGTAGAGGCAACGAATAAGACGATAGAGGATCAGTTCAAGGAGAATGCGAGGTTGCTTCGCACAACTACCGAAAAAACAACGGAGCTGCTCTCCAAGCCTTCGATGTCTATGGAATCCGTGAATCAGGCCATCGGGGACTTGATGATTGCTCTGGATACCTCAGAACAGTCCAATCGCCGTATTATTGAGAGCTGTCAGGATTACACATCTAAGATGACTACGATCAATACCCAGCTTAACAACCGTCTAGGACTTAATCAGGCGGACAAGCCTTCGCTCCCAGAAGGTGCTGCTTCCGGCGAATTAAGCAATTTTTTGAACTAA